The Pseudanabaena galeata CCNP1313 genome includes a region encoding these proteins:
- a CDS encoding FHA domain-containing protein yields the protein MIICPSCAHANPDGAVNCEACFTPLPIVKNIQCPSCGASVLSDAKFCGHCGFNLSGATAINALPDIHAENEIAASIPSTEVFPVLPISSAMSNSLPDATTEDDSAANLVTNSFAEVPTLPKFTDIENLLAAEEENPPISSPVNEPIIASSASASSPVGIKTQLQQFTASLLHVQTNLTIEIPAHLPVVHIGKPNTVIPPDIDVSGFPDSDIVSRIHADIRAEGGSFYFEDTGSSNGTYINNLPLPAGNRHKLRAGDRISLGKGDKVSFVFQLSS from the coding sequence ATGATTATTTGTCCTAGTTGCGCTCATGCCAACCCTGATGGAGCCGTAAACTGCGAAGCCTGTTTTACGCCATTACCGATTGTCAAAAATATTCAATGTCCTAGTTGCGGTGCATCTGTGTTATCAGATGCTAAGTTTTGTGGACATTGTGGGTTTAATCTAAGTGGGGCAACTGCGATCAATGCGCTCCCAGATATTCATGCTGAAAATGAGATCGCAGCATCGATCCCATCAACTGAAGTTTTCCCCGTACTACCTATTTCCAGCGCCATGTCAAATTCATTACCTGATGCGACGACCGAAGATGATTCGGCTGCAAATTTAGTAACTAATTCCTTCGCCGAGGTTCCAACTCTTCCCAAATTTACTGATATCGAAAATTTGCTTGCCGCAGAGGAGGAGAATCCACCGATCTCATCTCCTGTGAATGAGCCGATTATTGCTTCAAGTGCGTCAGCAAGTTCACCCGTAGGTATCAAGACCCAGTTACAGCAATTTACCGCGTCTTTGCTACATGTGCAGACTAATCTCACGATTGAAATTCCTGCCCACTTACCAGTTGTTCATATTGGCAAGCCAAATACGGTAATTCCTCCTGATATTGATGTGTCAGGTTTTCCAGATTCGGATATTGTTTCGCGTATTCATGCGGATATTCGGGCTGAGGGAGGCTCTTTCTATTTTGAGGATACGGGTAGCTCTAACGGCACTTATATCAATAATTTGCCTCTACCTGCGGGAAATCGTCATAAGTTGAGGGCTGGCGATCGCATTTCTTTGGGTAAGGGAGATAAAGTTAGTTTTGTATTTCAACTTAGCTCATAG
- a CDS encoding after-VIT domain-containing protein: MRYSHSESNTLSRRYELPTCLLEVWTERSPLSDWQSQIVAQNLRFRLQLAHSKKVIKGNQQQITNLIEGVTTYCDRWLAQDDFETLDHAIAVPKLPKLQLSTLQLFDLYESLELCSNEFVILPNLVLEVRRLHPNWLKIVAGAIAIAGVSIGTIRLVSSPFGEQPSYQIASTPAAADPEKVSIIPSAPPAATSQDQAASPLKPDLNPSPSAASPNAAASSRPQSPQAINRDRNNLERSEKVAIAPEPSVSSNISKSSNRQRMEDNLGSIVGKTEASPSEPARRLEPPNIDTLSQTAPITAEAAKQAPSAPPAKLTSPATTAPADYENKVAVTNIKVLQIQSELPSDITASLVSYIQSQQITVSATGTITFNLEISGDRISNIATDHQGSLLKDAKAIAELEKLILEWRSPTPINGKIRIVLQLL; encoded by the coding sequence ATGCGTTACTCCCATTCGGAATCAAATACTCTGAGCCGCCGCTATGAATTGCCGACCTGTTTACTAGAGGTGTGGACAGAGCGATCGCCTCTATCGGATTGGCAATCTCAAATCGTTGCTCAAAATTTGCGGTTTCGGTTGCAATTAGCGCATAGCAAAAAAGTAATTAAAGGCAACCAGCAGCAAATCACCAATTTGATCGAAGGCGTAACCACCTATTGTGATCGCTGGTTAGCTCAAGATGATTTTGAAACTCTAGATCATGCGATCGCTGTTCCTAAACTGCCAAAGTTGCAATTATCGACCTTACAACTATTTGACCTATACGAAAGTCTAGAACTCTGTAGCAATGAGTTTGTGATCTTGCCCAACCTAGTCCTAGAAGTCCGTCGTCTCCATCCTAACTGGCTCAAAATTGTTGCAGGGGCGATCGCGATCGCTGGTGTCAGTATTGGTACAATTCGCCTCGTTTCATCACCCTTTGGCGAACAACCCAGCTATCAAATTGCTTCTACCCCTGCTGCTGCCGATCCTGAGAAAGTATCGATAATTCCATCTGCACCTCCTGCCGCTACTTCTCAAGACCAAGCGGCAAGTCCACTCAAGCCAGACCTCAATCCTTCTCCTTCTGCCGCAAGCCCTAATGCTGCCGCATCTAGCCGTCCTCAATCGCCTCAAGCAATCAACCGCGATCGCAATAATCTGGAGCGATCCGAAAAAGTGGCGATCGCCCCTGAACCTAGTGTTTCATCTAATATTTCCAAGTCTAGTAACCGTCAGCGCATGGAAGATAATCTTGGTTCTATTGTAGGTAAAACAGAAGCAAGTCCATCGGAACCAGCAAGGCGTTTAGAACCTCCTAATATAGATACTTTGTCTCAAACTGCACCAATTACAGCTGAGGCTGCTAAGCAAGCGCCTTCTGCACCACCCGCAAAGTTGACCAGCCCTGCGACGACTGCCCCTGCGGATTATGAGAATAAGGTAGCCGTAACTAATATCAAGGTTTTGCAGATTCAGTCGGAATTACCCAGTGATATAACCGCCTCCTTGGTAAGTTATATCCAGTCTCAGCAAATTACTGTATCGGCAACGGGAACGATCACTTTCAATCTTGAGATCTCAGGCGATCGCATCAGCAACATAGCGACCGATCATCAAGGTTCGCTCTTAAAGGATGCTAAGGCGATCGCTGAGTTGGAAAAGCTAATTTTAGAATGGCGATCGCCTACTCCAATCAACGGCAAGATTCGTATAGTGTTGCAGTTATTATAA
- a CDS encoding vWA domain-containing protein: MSVNLTCKLSDLVLDRNQGSSQRQLAIAVSANAAVDGNNAPLNLCLVLDHSGSMGGQPLDTVKRAARDLVDRMYPQDRISVIGFDHKANVVVENQPVDRIESIKAKIQSLKVSGGTCIDDGIKLGLQETSKGKDGTVSQIFVLTDGENEHGDNERCFQFSRLATEYNMTLHSLGFGDSWNQDVLERIADAGGGAMAYIPSPEAAGQEFQKLLKRVQAIGLTNAHLILQLSPHVRLAELKPIAQVAPDTIELAYQTEGDAIIVRLGDLMTDVERVVLFNLYISPANYIAEYPDRSEIPILTAQVRYDVPSQAQINALSSPIAIAAELVQDYMPQVDPQIQNHLLALAKYRQTQLAEQKLQQGDRAGAATMLQSAAKTALQMGDHNASTILQNNATRLQTGTSLSEADRKKTRIASKTVLQTPPNSLPDK, encoded by the coding sequence ATGAGCGTAAATTTGACCTGTAAGTTAAGCGATCTCGTTCTTGATAGGAACCAAGGCAGCAGTCAACGTCAATTGGCGATCGCTGTTTCTGCTAACGCTGCTGTTGATGGCAACAATGCACCGCTTAACTTGTGCCTTGTCTTAGATCACAGTGGCTCCATGGGAGGACAACCCCTTGATACGGTCAAACGTGCTGCTCGCGATCTCGTAGATCGCATGTATCCGCAAGATCGGATTAGCGTAATTGGCTTTGATCACAAAGCTAATGTAGTTGTCGAAAATCAACCCGTAGATCGGATTGAATCGATCAAAGCCAAGATTCAATCTCTCAAAGTATCGGGCGGTACTTGTATCGATGATGGCATCAAGCTGGGTTTGCAGGAAACTAGTAAGGGCAAAGATGGCACTGTGAGCCAGATTTTTGTGCTGACCGATGGCGAAAATGAACATGGTGACAATGAGCGTTGTTTCCAGTTTTCGCGCTTAGCAACGGAATACAATATGACTCTGCATAGCCTCGGTTTTGGGGATAGCTGGAATCAGGATGTACTGGAACGTATTGCTGATGCTGGTGGTGGTGCGATGGCTTATATTCCCTCGCCAGAAGCGGCTGGGCAAGAGTTTCAGAAACTGTTAAAACGGGTTCAAGCGATCGGGCTAACTAATGCCCATTTGATTTTGCAGCTTTCACCCCATGTCAGACTTGCCGAATTAAAGCCGATCGCTCAAGTTGCACCTGACACGATCGAATTAGCCTATCAAACCGAGGGAGACGCGATTATTGTTAGACTTGGCGATCTGATGACAGATGTGGAACGAGTAGTGCTATTTAATCTCTATATTAGCCCTGCTAATTATATTGCCGAATATCCCGATCGCTCGGAAATTCCCATTTTGACGGCTCAAGTTCGTTACGACGTTCCCTCACAAGCGCAAATTAATGCGCTGTCGTCACCTATAGCGATCGCGGCTGAGTTAGTCCAAGACTATATGCCACAGGTCGATCCGCAGATACAAAATCATTTGTTAGCTTTAGCCAAATATCGTCAGACTCAACTTGCCGAACAAAAATTGCAGCAGGGCGATCGCGCAGGGGCGGCGACAATGTTACAATCTGCTGCTAAAACCGCTTTGCAAATGGGTGATCATAATGCCTCAACGATTTTGCAAAACAATGCAACCCGACTGCAAACGGGTACGTCTCTAAGCGAAGCCGATCGCAAAAAAACACGTATCGCATCCAAAACCGTATTGCAAACACCTCCTAACTCATTACCAGATAAGTAA